A DNA window from Actinokineospora baliensis contains the following coding sequences:
- a CDS encoding M20 family metallopeptidase — MDIREFLALGEELLAIPSTADRGAELERALEFTLGVVGPGFTVERFVSNGKPSALVYRGARRPQFRVLLNGHLDVVPGTPEQFQPRRDGDRLFARGAQDMKLSALAQAMAFRDAPAEVPVGLQLVTDEEVGGYDGTAFQLAQGVSADFVVIGEYSGLRLVVESKGLLTARVRASGRAAHSAYPWLGDNAVLKLMRAIDGVLAVYPVAAEEVWRTTVNVARVETGGTAVNQVPADATAWLDIRYTAEDGDFAGRTPDEVAAYLTSLCPADVVVEVDRVEPPHHADPEGADVAALQRAARAQGYSGDFLRKHGAADSRFYHQHGIDAVIFGIGGDGQHGPDEYADLTTVEPYYRALVDFLSGVR; from the coding sequence ATGGATATTCGCGAGTTCCTGGCGCTGGGCGAGGAGTTGTTGGCCATCCCGTCCACGGCCGATCGGGGTGCGGAACTGGAGCGCGCGCTGGAGTTCACGTTGGGGGTGGTCGGGCCGGGGTTCACGGTGGAGCGGTTCGTGTCCAACGGGAAACCCAGCGCGTTGGTGTACCGGGGTGCGCGGCGGCCGCAGTTTCGGGTGCTGCTCAACGGACACCTGGACGTGGTTCCCGGTACGCCGGAGCAGTTCCAACCACGGCGCGACGGTGACCGGTTGTTCGCTCGCGGTGCGCAGGACATGAAGCTGTCGGCTTTGGCGCAGGCGATGGCATTTCGGGACGCGCCTGCGGAGGTTCCGGTTGGCCTGCAGTTGGTCACCGACGAGGAGGTCGGCGGGTACGACGGGACCGCTTTCCAACTGGCGCAGGGGGTGTCGGCGGATTTCGTGGTGATCGGCGAGTACAGCGGACTGCGTCTGGTGGTCGAGTCGAAGGGGCTGCTCACGGCTCGGGTGCGGGCTTCGGGGCGGGCCGCGCACAGCGCGTACCCGTGGTTGGGCGACAACGCGGTACTCAAATTGATGCGTGCGATTGACGGCGTGTTGGCGGTGTATCCGGTGGCGGCGGAGGAGGTGTGGCGTACGACGGTGAACGTGGCCAGGGTGGAGACGGGGGGCACCGCGGTGAACCAGGTGCCCGCGGACGCGACGGCGTGGCTGGACATCCGGTACACGGCGGAGGACGGGGACTTCGCGGGCCGCACGCCGGACGAGGTCGCCGCGTATTTGACGTCGCTGTGCCCGGCTGATGTCGTCGTTGAGGTCGACCGGGTCGAGCCACCGCACCACGCCGACCCGGAGGGGGCGGACGTGGCGGCATTGCAGCGTGCCGCGCGAGCCCAGGGCTACTCCGGTGACTTTCTGCGCAAACACGGCGCGGCCGACTCGCGCTTCTACCACCAGCACGGCATCGACGCGGTGATCTTTGGCATCGGCGGCGACGGCCAGCACGGGCCGGATGAGTACGCCGACCTGACGACGGTTGAGCCGTACTACCGGGCGCTGGTCGACTTCCTGTCCGGTGTGCGGTAG
- a CDS encoding TM0106 family RecB-like putative nuclease, translated as MYTPSDLADLLDCEHRSILSQASAAGVPGAPQPGPGPDRLTVKYGKEHEQATLTRLRGEQHAVIEIDSRDPVTAAAETAEALRSSAPVVYQAVFHEDGPDGMTGRADFLLRGPDGRYEVYDTKLARHARPSAVIQVVAYADALTRAGWPAGPDTHLLLGDGSRASFRVDEFLPLLRRLRGRLLDRAPQLPDRLWGDERPACSGCPYAEHCASGRAADRDLALVAGIRADQRRKLLDGGLGTIDALAAAGPDDRPATLSLASYTALRAQAAIQVRQDATGEVAFELVDEDALATLPPPSAGDVFFDMEGDPYAFGGSGLEYLFGAVADGRFTPFWAHTRAAERSAFEKFVDFATARLAEHPDAHIYHYAPYESAALKRLAALHGTREEAVDTLLRRESLVDLFAVVRKALRVSQRSYSIKALEPLYMPDAREGEVKTAASSIEAYEDYLTLTGAGEAERAAEVLQGIADYNEYDCVSTQRLFEFLHEVRVREGIETREPEVKSELDIGLDDVKAAERAEKAEMLAKLVDTLIEGLPDDPAEFTADERARALLAASVGYYRRESNPAWWEFFRQLAAPLHDLEADSACTVPVRVAAGEWEAPKRRNGKAKRVLQVTCDPDRPHPFTVGDQVRLRYGGAKGDGVVTQASTDHVVVLESRAVDETDSVVPQALLPGEPVRAAPKDEAVLELAQQVAGLLPLLPAHPGIDLLLRTPPRLRGGRALPEPGDDLVRTVIETVDALDGSTLAVQGPPGAGKTYLAGRLIAHLVKSGRTVGVTSTSHKAVENVLSAALSAAPGLPVAKRPRGKTPAPDAAWEQPKDFAALARWREENNMGHLVGGTAWNFANKTLRAEPFDVLIVDEAGQFALADALAVSTCARNLILLGDPRQLPQVVQGTHPAGADASALGHLLGEADIIPPDLGFFLDQTRRMHPNVCAPVSRLSYAGRLHSHPSAANRSIDGITAGLHVLEVPHKGNTTRSTEEAAALADLVTTLHGRPFHDKDGTRPLTDDDILVVAPYNLQARVVTRALEATGHPNIRVGTVDRFQGQEAPVVIATMTSSSAADLPRGLDFLLSRNRLNVALSRAQTLAVLICSPHLVEADIRTTQQMRLLSGMIGLLDDATPWPT; from the coding sequence ATGTACACCCCCTCCGACCTCGCCGACCTGCTCGACTGCGAGCACCGCAGCATCCTGAGCCAGGCCAGCGCGGCGGGGGTGCCGGGCGCGCCGCAGCCGGGGCCCGGGCCAGACCGGCTGACCGTCAAGTACGGCAAGGAGCACGAACAGGCCACGCTGACCCGCCTGCGCGGGGAGCAGCACGCGGTCATCGAGATCGACTCGCGGGACCCGGTCACCGCCGCCGCCGAGACCGCCGAAGCGCTGCGCTCCAGCGCCCCGGTCGTCTACCAGGCGGTGTTCCACGAAGACGGGCCCGACGGGATGACCGGCCGCGCCGACTTCCTGTTGCGCGGGCCCGACGGCCGGTACGAGGTGTACGACACGAAGCTCGCCCGGCACGCGCGCCCATCGGCGGTGATCCAGGTCGTTGCCTACGCCGATGCACTGACCAGGGCCGGGTGGCCCGCGGGGCCGGACACGCACCTGTTGCTCGGCGACGGCAGCCGTGCGTCCTTCCGGGTGGACGAGTTCCTCCCGTTGCTGCGCAGGCTGCGTGGCAGGCTCCTCGACCGCGCGCCGCAGCTGCCCGACCGGCTGTGGGGCGACGAACGGCCCGCGTGCTCAGGTTGCCCCTATGCCGAGCATTGTGCTTCCGGTCGTGCTGCCGACCGCGATCTTGCGCTCGTCGCAGGCATCCGTGCGGATCAACGCCGGAAATTGCTCGACGGCGGGCTCGGCACCATCGACGCACTCGCCGCCGCAGGACCTGACGACCGCCCCGCAACGTTGTCCCTCGCGTCCTACACGGCCCTGCGCGCGCAGGCGGCGATTCAGGTCCGCCAGGACGCCACCGGTGAGGTCGCGTTCGAGCTCGTGGACGAAGACGCGCTCGCGACGCTCCCGCCACCCAGTGCGGGCGACGTCTTCTTCGACATGGAGGGCGACCCGTACGCCTTCGGCGGCAGCGGCCTGGAGTACCTGTTCGGCGCCGTCGCCGACGGCCGATTCACGCCGTTCTGGGCCCACACGCGAGCCGCGGAACGCAGCGCTTTCGAGAAGTTCGTCGACTTCGCCACCGCTCGACTCGCAGAGCACCCGGACGCGCACATCTACCACTACGCGCCGTATGAGTCCGCAGCTCTCAAGCGGTTGGCCGCACTGCACGGCACCCGCGAAGAAGCGGTCGACACTCTGCTGCGCCGCGAATCGCTGGTCGACCTCTTCGCTGTGGTGCGCAAGGCTTTGCGGGTGTCGCAGCGGTCGTACTCGATCAAGGCGCTCGAACCGCTCTACATGCCCGACGCGCGCGAGGGCGAGGTCAAGACGGCGGCGTCGAGCATCGAGGCGTACGAGGACTACCTGACGCTCACCGGTGCGGGGGAGGCCGAGCGCGCGGCCGAAGTGCTGCAAGGGATCGCGGACTACAACGAGTACGACTGCGTATCCACCCAGCGGCTTTTCGAGTTCCTGCACGAAGTCCGTGTGCGGGAAGGCATCGAGACGCGGGAACCCGAGGTCAAGTCCGAACTGGACATCGGCCTCGACGACGTCAAGGCGGCGGAACGGGCCGAGAAGGCCGAGATGCTCGCCAAGCTCGTCGACACGCTGATCGAGGGGCTGCCGGACGACCCTGCTGAGTTCACCGCCGACGAGCGCGCACGCGCTTTGCTGGCGGCCTCGGTCGGCTACTACCGGCGGGAGAGCAACCCGGCCTGGTGGGAGTTCTTCCGCCAGCTCGCCGCGCCGCTGCACGACCTGGAGGCCGACTCCGCCTGCACGGTGCCGGTGCGGGTGGCGGCGGGGGAGTGGGAAGCCCCGAAACGCCGCAACGGCAAGGCAAAGCGTGTCCTCCAGGTGACCTGCGACCCGGACCGGCCGCACCCGTTCACCGTCGGCGACCAGGTGCGGCTGCGGTACGGCGGGGCCAAGGGAGACGGCGTGGTCACCCAGGCGTCCACTGATCACGTGGTTGTGCTGGAAAGCCGCGCTGTGGACGAGACTGATTCTGTTGTGCCGCAGGCGTTGCTGCCTGGCGAACCGGTGCGAGCGGCTCCGAAGGATGAAGCGGTCCTGGAACTCGCACAACAGGTCGCGGGCCTGCTTCCTTTGCTGCCAGCACATCCCGGCATCGACTTGTTGCTCCGCACCCCGCCCAGGTTGCGTGGTGGTCGCGCCCTTCCGGAACCCGGTGACGATCTGGTCCGCACGGTGATCGAGACCGTCGATGCGTTGGACGGATCGACGCTCGCCGTGCAAGGACCACCCGGCGCGGGCAAGACGTACCTGGCGGGCAGGCTGATCGCGCACCTGGTGAAGTCCGGTCGCACTGTTGGTGTCACGTCCACCAGCCACAAGGCCGTGGAGAACGTGCTCTCCGCTGCCTTGTCCGCAGCTCCAGGACTTCCGGTTGCCAAACGACCCCGCGGCAAGACCCCCGCGCCAGACGCCGCCTGGGAACAGCCGAAGGACTTCGCCGCGTTGGCTCGGTGGCGCGAAGAGAACAACATGGGCCACCTGGTCGGCGGCACCGCCTGGAACTTCGCCAACAAGACCCTGCGCGCAGAACCCTTCGACGTCCTGATCGTCGACGAGGCAGGCCAATTCGCCCTCGCCGACGCCCTCGCGGTCTCCACCTGCGCCCGCAACCTCATACTCCTCGGCGACCCGCGCCAGCTACCCCAAGTCGTCCAAGGAACCCACCCCGCCGGTGCCGACGCCTCAGCCCTGGGCCACCTCCTCGGCGAGGCCGACATCATCCCACCAGACCTCGGCTTCTTCCTCGACCAAACCCGCCGCATGCACCCCAATGTTTGTGCCCCAGTCTCCCGCCTCTCCTACGCGGGCCGACTGCACTCACATCCCAGCGCCGCCAACCGATCCATCGACGGCATCACGGCGGGCTTGCACGTGCTTGAGGTCCCGCACAAGGGAAACACCACCCGGTCCACAGAGGAAGCCGCCGCCCTAGCGGACCTCGTCACCACCCTCCACGGCCGCCCCTTCCACGACAAAGACGGCACCCGCCCCCTCACCGACGACGACATCCTCGTAGTGGCCCCCTACAACCTTCAGGCCCGAGTCGTCACCCGCGCCCTGGAAGCCACCGGCCACCCCAACATCCGCGTCGGCACCGTAGACCGCTTCCAAGGCCAAGAAGCCCCCGTCGTCATAGCCACCATGACGTCATCCTCGGCCGCCGACCTCCCCCGAGGCCTGGACTTCCTCCTGTCCCGCAACAGGCTGAACGTGGCCCTCTCCCGAGCCCAAACCCTGGCAGTCTTGATCTGCTCCCCACACCTAGTGGAGGCGGACATCCGCACCACCCAACAAATGCGCCTACTCTCCGGCATGATCGGCCTCCTCGACGACGCCACCCCCTGGCCCACCTGA
- a CDS encoding helix-turn-helix domain-containing protein produces the protein MPTVALAATDGMLHFELALAHEVFTATSYDLVICGTGPVRLGRFDLRPDHGLDHLARADTVIVPGWSDVDVTPPDDLVDAVRAAHEAGARVASLCTGAFVLAAAGLLDGRRATTHWAHTDDLAARYPLVEVTPDVLYVDNGSVLTSAGKAAAMDLCLHLIRTDHGAAVANTIARRLVVPPHRAGGQAQFVTTPVPVKDAPLTALLPWVSQRLDQPLTVEDLARQANMSSRTLTRHFRSSIGTTPLQWLLTQRIRRAQELLESTDTNIDAIAAATGMGTATTLRRHFHRTLGVPPDAYRRTFRG, from the coding sequence ATGCCCACCGTCGCCCTCGCCGCCACCGACGGCATGCTGCACTTCGAGCTGGCGCTGGCGCACGAGGTGTTCACCGCGACCAGCTACGACCTGGTCATCTGCGGCACCGGCCCGGTCCGCCTCGGCCGGTTCGACCTGCGGCCTGACCACGGACTCGACCACCTCGCCCGCGCCGACACCGTCATCGTCCCCGGCTGGTCCGACGTCGACGTGACCCCGCCGGACGACCTCGTCGACGCCGTCCGCGCCGCCCACGAAGCGGGCGCCCGCGTCGCGTCGCTGTGCACCGGCGCGTTCGTACTCGCCGCCGCGGGCCTGCTGGACGGTCGCCGCGCGACGACCCACTGGGCCCACACCGACGACCTCGCCGCCCGCTACCCCCTGGTCGAGGTCACCCCGGACGTGCTCTACGTCGACAACGGCAGCGTCCTCACCTCAGCGGGCAAAGCCGCCGCGATGGACCTATGCCTCCACCTAATCCGCACCGACCACGGCGCCGCCGTCGCCAACACCATCGCCCGCCGCCTGGTCGTACCCCCACACCGCGCGGGCGGCCAAGCCCAGTTCGTCACCACGCCGGTACCGGTGAAGGACGCCCCACTCACGGCACTGCTCCCGTGGGTCTCGCAACGCCTGGACCAGCCGCTCACCGTGGAAGACCTCGCCCGGCAGGCGAACATGAGCTCCCGCACCCTCACCCGCCACTTCCGCTCATCCATCGGCACTACGCCGTTGCAATGGCTACTCACCCAACGCATCCGCCGCGCCCAAGAACTCCTCGAAAGCACCGACACCAACATCGACGCAATAGCAGCAGCCACCGGCATGGGCACCGCCACCACCCTGCGCCGCCACTTCCACCGCACCCTCGGCGTCCCACCTGACGCCTATAGGCGCACCTTCCGGGGCTAG
- a CDS encoding pentapeptide repeat-containing protein, with amino-acid sequence MTSREADSYTVLSVKAIIVWAALILGVGAGVTAWLVLGNAGRDTEVNRIRLDAIRTAGSIVVGTGGAAALLLAARRQRSTEIALRQRDREQAATEQALALQERVAADTREDAAARRITDLYTKAVELLGAAQAPVRLGGLYALERLAQDNPGQRQTIINVLCSCLRMPADLPDEDDLPEGTTAEAYRERLQEREFRLTAQRLLTAHLCPDNPGFWRGIDLDLTAATLIGFSLHRCAARSAVFKSATFTGYADFSAATFTGPADLSGTTFTGGVTFALATFHRETDFEWATFTDHANFEQATFAAADFEWSTFTDGANFDQARFTGPTNFGSTTFTDGVDFEQAEFTEDVTFAAATFTGYADFRAATFTTADFTTSTFTANADFADTTFTTADFHNTTFDRGTPPALAPYLNTPD; translated from the coding sequence GTGACGAGCCGGGAAGCGGACAGCTACACCGTCCTGTCGGTGAAGGCGATCATCGTGTGGGCGGCGCTGATCCTGGGGGTCGGGGCCGGGGTGACGGCGTGGCTGGTGCTGGGCAACGCGGGCCGCGACACAGAGGTGAACCGGATTCGGCTCGACGCGATCCGCACCGCGGGCTCGATCGTGGTCGGCACCGGCGGCGCGGCGGCGCTGCTGCTGGCCGCGCGAAGACAGCGCAGCACCGAGATCGCATTGCGGCAGCGCGACCGCGAGCAGGCTGCGACCGAGCAGGCGCTCGCGCTGCAGGAGCGGGTCGCCGCCGACACCAGGGAGGACGCGGCGGCGCGGCGGATCACCGACCTGTACACGAAGGCGGTCGAGTTGCTGGGGGCGGCGCAGGCACCGGTGCGCTTGGGCGGTTTGTACGCGCTGGAGCGGCTGGCGCAGGACAACCCGGGCCAGCGGCAGACGATCATCAACGTGCTGTGTTCGTGCCTGCGCATGCCCGCGGACCTGCCCGACGAGGACGACCTGCCGGAAGGCACCACGGCGGAGGCCTATAGGGAGCGGCTGCAGGAGCGCGAGTTCCGACTGACCGCGCAGCGGCTGCTCACCGCGCACCTTTGCCCCGACAACCCCGGCTTCTGGCGCGGCATCGACCTGGACCTCACCGCCGCGACCCTCATCGGGTTCAGCCTGCACCGGTGTGCGGCCCGCTCGGCGGTCTTCAAGTCCGCCACCTTCACCGGCTACGCCGACTTCTCGGCCGCGACGTTCACCGGCCCCGCCGACCTCAGCGGCACCACCTTCACCGGCGGGGTCACGTTCGCGCTGGCCACCTTCCACCGCGAAACCGACTTCGAATGGGCGACCTTCACCGACCACGCCAACTTCGAACAGGCGACGTTCGCCGCCGCCGACTTCGAGTGGTCCACCTTCACCGACGGCGCCAACTTCGACCAGGCGAGGTTCACCGGCCCCACCAACTTCGGCTCCACCACCTTCACCGACGGCGTCGACTTCGAACAGGCGGAGTTCACCGAAGACGTCACCTTCGCCGCCGCCACCTTTACCGGCTACGCCGACTTCAGAGCCGCCACCTTCACCACGGCCGACTTCACCACATCCACCTTCACCGCCAACGCCGACTTCGCCGACACCACTTTCACCACCGCGGACTTCCACAACACCACCTTCGACCGCGGCACCCCACCCGCACTGGCCCCGTACCTGAACACCCCGGATTGA
- a CDS encoding saccharopine dehydrogenase NADP-binding domain-containing protein produces the protein MGEEIAVYGGYGHTGRFVVAELRERGHNPVPSGRDADKLAAAHPDLDTRQASVDDPAALDRALRGVAAVINCAGPFAVTAAPVIEAAGRAGIPYVDVAAEVEANVDTFARFSDTVVVPAMAFFGGLGDLLVTAALGDSAAADEVHVAYGLSSWHPTEGTVAAGAVSSARRGGRRVRFTGGALEYHDDSLPTLEWPFPSGPREVIGEFTMADVVTVPSHLAVPEVRTYMAVEAARDLAGGVISERPDQTFVVDVLVRSGGVDRRVVASGQDIYAISAPLAVEAVERILSGRTRATGVASAGKIFDAADFLRALAPRLTVESLGQGTGGTLGW, from the coding sequence ATGGGCGAGGAGATCGCGGTGTACGGCGGGTACGGGCACACGGGGCGGTTCGTGGTCGCTGAGCTGCGGGAACGTGGCCACAACCCGGTGCCGTCCGGCCGTGACGCGGACAAGCTGGCCGCCGCCCACCCCGACCTGGACACCCGGCAGGCGTCGGTCGACGATCCGGCGGCTCTCGACCGGGCGTTGCGCGGGGTCGCCGCCGTGATCAACTGCGCTGGGCCGTTCGCAGTGACCGCTGCGCCGGTCATCGAGGCGGCCGGGCGCGCGGGCATCCCGTACGTGGACGTGGCGGCCGAGGTCGAGGCCAACGTGGACACCTTCGCCCGGTTCTCGGACACGGTGGTGGTCCCCGCGATGGCGTTCTTCGGCGGGCTCGGCGACCTGCTGGTCACGGCCGCGCTGGGCGACTCGGCGGCCGCAGACGAGGTGCACGTCGCCTATGGGTTGAGCAGTTGGCACCCCACCGAGGGCACCGTCGCGGCGGGCGCGGTGTCGAGCGCGCGGCGCGGCGGGCGGCGGGTGCGGTTCACCGGCGGCGCGCTCGAGTACCACGACGACAGCCTGCCGACGCTGGAGTGGCCATTCCCGTCGGGGCCGCGCGAGGTGATCGGCGAGTTCACCATGGCCGACGTGGTCACCGTCCCCAGCCACCTGGCGGTTCCCGAGGTCCGCACGTACATGGCGGTCGAGGCGGCGCGGGACCTGGCGGGCGGGGTGATCTCCGAGCGGCCGGACCAGACGTTCGTGGTCGACGTGCTGGTGCGCTCCGGCGGGGTCGACCGGCGCGTCGTGGCGTCCGGTCAGGACATCTACGCGATCAGCGCGCCGCTCGCGGTGGAGGCGGTCGAGCGGATCCTGTCCGGGCGGACTCGGGCGACCGGGGTGGCGTCGGCCGGGAAGATCTTCGACGCCGCCGATTTCCTGCGCGCGTTGGCGCCGCGGCTCACCGTGGAGTCGCTGGGACAGGGCACCGGCGGCACCCTGGGGTGGTGA
- a CDS encoding tetratricopeptide repeat protein encodes MIEDAEQGARKFLDWCASTTRTWLLVFDDVADPADVQGLWPSTGAHGRLVVTTRRNERWALQTATQRLVPLDVFTEAESAEYLRGVLGDVPGVSELAALLGHLPLALSQAAAHLAMTPGMTCLGYVEKWRTKRATLAEMFPEDWSGPGARTATTWSISIDAADQLPPAGLARPMLAVMSLLDPNGIPLSVLTADPVLKYLSTGSGQEVNAETASRALGCLARLNLITVDTEVAGTNARVHALIQRATRDQVLEDRIPVLTQVAADALVDSWPTIERDSALGARLRANTATLAEYGEGLLDDTGTHSVLFRAGSSLGRAGQVHTAVAYHRDLLSRIHHHLGSEHSDAFDARANLALWQAEAGDVAESVRQYTLLIADKEQARGLGEASILTTRANLAGVKGEASDFDGAVADFSALLADAQRIYGPDHVATLVIRSNLIYWTAQTGDTSTTVSDYTDLLADQLRVLGPDHPETLICRANLASRQGQAGDVVGAMQAYAELLADRLRVLGPDHPNTLIARANLAYWQGRLGDVRGAIQALTKLLAHRLRILGPDHPATLGTRQSLVYWQRRHQSLTASSGGPGGGVVEEADHAGE; translated from the coding sequence GTGATCGAGGACGCGGAGCAGGGCGCTCGGAAGTTCCTCGACTGGTGCGCGAGCACGACCCGGACGTGGCTGCTGGTGTTCGACGACGTGGCGGATCCGGCGGACGTGCAGGGGCTGTGGCCGTCCACGGGGGCGCACGGGCGACTGGTGGTGACGACGCGGCGCAACGAGCGGTGGGCGCTGCAGACTGCGACTCAGCGGTTGGTGCCGTTGGACGTGTTCACCGAGGCCGAGTCGGCGGAGTACCTGCGTGGTGTGCTTGGTGACGTGCCTGGGGTTTCGGAGTTGGCCGCGTTGTTGGGGCACCTGCCGCTAGCCCTGAGCCAGGCGGCGGCGCACTTGGCGATGACGCCGGGGATGACGTGTTTGGGATACGTGGAGAAGTGGCGCACCAAGCGGGCGACGCTGGCGGAGATGTTCCCGGAGGACTGGTCGGGTCCGGGTGCCCGGACCGCCACCACCTGGTCGATCTCGATCGATGCGGCGGACCAGTTGCCACCGGCGGGATTGGCAAGACCGATGCTGGCGGTGATGTCCCTGCTCGACCCCAACGGCATCCCGTTGTCCGTGCTGACCGCGGACCCTGTCTTGAAATACTTGTCCACTGGAAGCGGGCAGGAGGTGAACGCGGAGACCGCATCGAGGGCCCTCGGATGCTTGGCCCGACTTAACCTCATCACCGTCGACACCGAGGTCGCTGGAACCAATGCCCGTGTACATGCCTTGATCCAGCGCGCCACCAGAGACCAGGTGCTAGAAGATCGAATCCCGGTGCTCACGCAGGTAGCCGCTGACGCACTAGTGGACAGTTGGCCGACGATCGAACGCGACTCCGCCCTGGGCGCGAGGCTGAGGGCTAACACAGCCACTCTCGCGGAATACGGCGAAGGCTTGCTGGATGACACTGGCACTCACTCTGTCCTGTTTCGGGCGGGCTCAAGCCTCGGCAGGGCGGGCCAAGTTCACACCGCAGTCGCCTACCACCGAGACCTGTTGTCCAGGATCCATCACCACCTTGGATCCGAGCACAGTGATGCCTTTGACGCCCGAGCCAACCTTGCCCTCTGGCAAGCCGAAGCTGGAGATGTGGCGGAATCTGTGCGGCAATACACCCTGCTGATCGCCGACAAGGAACAGGCCCGAGGCCTGGGAGAGGCGAGCATCCTCACCACCCGGGCCAACCTGGCGGGAGTAAAGGGAGAAGCAAGCGACTTCGACGGAGCCGTGGCCGACTTCAGTGCATTGCTTGCCGACGCGCAGCGCATCTACGGACCCGACCACGTCGCCACTCTCGTCATTCGCAGCAACCTCATCTACTGGACAGCGCAGACAGGCGATACCTCGACAACTGTGTCCGACTACACCGACTTGCTCGCCGACCAACTCCGCGTCCTCGGACCCGATCATCCCGAGACCCTCATCTGCCGAGCCAACCTCGCCAGCCGACAGGGCCAAGCAGGAGACGTAGTCGGGGCAATGCAGGCCTACGCCGAACTACTCGCCGACCGACTCCGCGTCCTCGGACCCGACCACCCCAACACACTCATCGCCCGCGCCAACCTCGCCTACTGGCAAGGCCGATTGGGAGATGTACGCGGCGCGATACAGGCACTTACCAAGCTACTCGCCCACCGGCTCCGCATCCTCGGACCCGATCACCCCGCCACGCTCGGCACCCGTCAAAGTCTCGTCTACTGGCAAAGGCGGCACCAGAGTCTGACTGCTTCCTCAGGTGGGCCAGGGGGTGGCGTCGTCGAGGAGGCCGATCATGCCGGAGAGTAG
- a CDS encoding Vgb family protein, translated as MHRTSRSIAAALVVAALLTPVPASAAYPITEYGPVPSSIPVGGVCEVEFDHTGALWVEQYLSSQVARFDPATGAFTNFSTPMPLSVPGGMDLDLAGDLWMPQVTGNSLLRVDTATGAMTEFPLPWANALNLQPLGIPLHSGLGLANDIALGPDGALWFTLGGLNSIGRYDPATGAWARFPVPGEILGQVGALFGIIKPGPGRTVVFDLPQLNKVATLDVDTHRFTQYTMPTPLSFPVGVRTAADGTIWVAEAVGMKIARINPGTGQITEYPLLGVNGLLTSLLGGLGVGSIGNPLPTPGPIAEASDGNIYFAVSFPVPIGFGNQIARFNPVTHEVRMWSTPSSASYPCDINVHQPGAVWFGLLTSNKIGKLDLAAT; from the coding sequence TTGCACCGCACCAGCCGCTCCATCGCCGCCGCGCTCGTGGTGGCCGCGCTGCTCACCCCTGTCCCGGCGTCGGCCGCGTACCCGATCACCGAGTACGGCCCCGTGCCGTCCTCGATCCCGGTCGGCGGCGTGTGCGAGGTCGAGTTCGACCACACCGGCGCGCTCTGGGTCGAGCAGTACCTCAGCAGCCAGGTCGCCCGGTTCGACCCGGCGACCGGCGCGTTCACCAACTTCAGCACCCCCATGCCGCTGTCGGTGCCCGGCGGGATGGACCTCGACCTGGCAGGTGACCTGTGGATGCCGCAGGTCACCGGCAACAGCCTGCTGCGCGTCGACACCGCGACCGGCGCCATGACCGAGTTCCCGCTGCCCTGGGCGAACGCGCTCAACCTCCAGCCGCTCGGCATCCCGCTGCACAGCGGCCTCGGCCTGGCCAACGACATCGCGCTCGGCCCCGACGGCGCCCTGTGGTTCACCCTCGGCGGCCTCAACTCGATCGGCCGCTACGACCCGGCCACCGGCGCGTGGGCCCGCTTCCCCGTACCGGGGGAGATCCTCGGCCAGGTCGGCGCCCTGTTCGGCATCATCAAACCCGGCCCTGGCCGCACCGTCGTGTTCGACCTGCCGCAGCTGAACAAGGTCGCGACCCTCGACGTCGACACGCACCGCTTCACCCAGTACACGATGCCCACCCCGCTGTCGTTCCCGGTCGGCGTGCGCACCGCCGCCGACGGCACGATCTGGGTCGCCGAGGCCGTCGGCATGAAGATCGCCCGCATCAACCCCGGCACCGGCCAGATCACCGAGTACCCGCTGCTGGGCGTCAACGGCCTGCTCACCAGCCTCCTCGGTGGCCTGGGTGTAGGCAGCATCGGCAACCCGCTGCCCACGCCCGGCCCGATCGCCGAGGCCAGTGACGGCAACATCTACTTCGCGGTCAGCTTCCCGGTGCCGATCGGTTTCGGCAACCAGATCGCCCGGTTCAACCCGGTGACCCACGAGGTTCGGATGTGGAGCACCCCGTCGTCGGCGTCCTACCCGTGCGACATCAACGTCCACCAGCCCGGCGCCGTGTGGTTCGGCCTGCTGACCAGCAACAAGATCGGCAAGCTCGACCTCGCCGCGACCTGA